In Kryptolebias marmoratus isolate JLee-2015 linkage group LG22, ASM164957v2, whole genome shotgun sequence, a single window of DNA contains:
- the si:dkeyp-121d4.3 gene encoding uncharacterized protein si:dkeyp-121d4.3 isoform X3, whose translation MGWGDAPMRNRPPIAPPGEDGPPFNMGPPAWGPPPPGGWGPPAFGGWRPTGPSPPGWDPRGPPPPDWDPRRLSPPDWDLRRPTPPGWGPYPEDWVPPPEWERPPHWGPGPPGWGPVGPSEPWGPEPVPLVPPGPVPPVLSSGVPPPGPIGVPHPDPADIHPVVPPPPCVPPFGFPPYPPPVWTGEPIVEEPMPNPPPDQPEWIKALISAPPSDLTPAEIKKEPEATAVTNGPFSASATAPALTPAMPSKPKSEVKKTAKALGLLGKRSFERPPPGRSTGIVSFIGPTFGYIEREDLEKFTFSFDVFFGNPKAMRPGVRVHFTACKEKNRSVATDVKVAPGGTENVDPEIFEAVVSQPILEPQPGERQYPGQVYVTIGQVWTNLPFDRKDSTVTLLKNDQVLINLLTDIVSEKRRATNIKPKIPSTFSSTNETREKGVITSLKESEGIIKSEKHGELPFETRENFSDIDFTEEDINEEVEFTMITLKAGKHAIRIKRVKEPLLLTLCSSSNDEPASKNINSEENSCHIPKKKAKPITEVGPNMALDMELYEGIVSQPIIEPKDGIPGYPGQINANIGPLKTNVTFDHRDCGVTLLKNDHVLINLLVNSMTNRRRAANIRPKIPFTFTYTKETRELGVITSLGAEEGIIQSDQHGKIPFDIAENFSDTEFVADDVGKQVEFTATMVKSNKRAIRLRKIKKDGDKILCEQKKREEEEQRQNKEEEERRKQEEEEKKQQEEEECEREAERKKKEDVAATLAAAKDKVKIRHQWTPFGFKMRILDSMYEISKERYEGTVLKAIPKHPREELREDKGGAGDLQVSVQQVKIKEEKVDEEEVMKFQMGEEEIKEMKIKQEVMEEENDHEEETDEKEKKEEEEEGGVEETMAKTPEPANKCQAELEMGRLVMTINGKQKQLSFTAKDMLTTATMLVGDKVRFSIATHQETKEERAIFIEILHDSFEESNEQRQHGIVIEFSEDSGLIKFSQSPQLYFNMLEVMEKKKLELNEKVEFSIAPCETAEGGNQAIRIKRFTEKVFLPVRKLSGVGANKGKMTIKLTKPSEDDEKEKPEAEKMKAVVKNLRKDYNVTRYKSARSRSRSHSHSRSCSRSRSKSRSPSRDKFGRVIKKRRSPSVDRDRKNSKHRRRKSHERSHRHTRSHTKSCSRSRSRSRSYSRSPRRSRERSRDGSTRKRTKTSREREDKRRRELTPPHRQGGVVDSELARKKRELEELNEMIAYKKSLVDLEPGQRTCIDYDHGRLTVPLAEYKPVRSILKKRHGEPEYLRPPYDDPYYSRPYGPYHSRRYSEPYGDPYASHPYPERPYGDRPYSDRPYDRSLYGEPPYGGLPSTSPRYTDRYDVYDQPYDDRYYDPAYRSPYDLYLPVKQSQSPEPESGQVPGTSARPSQSAYRPPSPIDSPPRTPSPQENSASQSPPEEKPPLDRFLDMLSKKVDAEKNPEPDCVTDDLLPHERALQDGKGFSRIVGLASEPPSSSLTLEGEKKQPSPKRASVERTTEEPNPEPYDKIQSLLRSIGLKLSSGDVSKLASQAQEKIFSAMSSSTEKKPLSSGREDLQASRARSVELDPVHSLSPARSSSLEPVGKQKTAVLKYDEFLDHQNLEAVRTAQLNLTKTMESTSTTTPGPKPPPGPPPAHYQHPSPPLNWPLGMVSQILPTQYPTSSISTSAPPATTPQQRLGPPPGPPPGPPPRRPAQQPPGPPPGPPPQRLPGQPPFVSLPIQSTPLFIGLPNQASPPSTSSSLQPSPTATIAPPSVAANLSPASSDQSAISTTVARCLKVIETVKSLSVQPSAKPSKSVQFSLPTESLPSSNRPATVETDEDIKARQKEKLDLYNQRLLEKREQHYKEMLVRKKQGENNDGSLLPPGSSPDEVQDVRTLQKPPSHAFVLHPDLQH comes from the exons ATGGGTTGGGGAGACGCACCCATGCGGAACAGACCTCCCATCGCACCCCCGGGTGAAGACGGACCTCCATTTAACATGGGCCCACCGGCATGGGGCCCTCCTCCGCCTGGAGGCTGGGGCCCTCCAGCTTTTGGAGGATGGCGTCCAACAGGGCCCTCTCCTCCTGGCTGGGACCCGAGAGGGCCCCCACCTCCTGACTGGGACCCAAGAAGACTCTCCCCTCCTGATTGGGACTTAAGACGACCCACGCCGCCTGGCTGGGGTCCATATCCCGAGGACTGGGTGCCTCCTCCAGAATGGGAACGCCCCCCACACTGGGGACCTGGCCCACCTGGCTGGGGTCCCGTTGGACCTTCTGAGCCGTGGGGACCAGAGCCAGTCCCTCTAGTCCCACCTGGACCGGTTCCACCTGTCCTGTCTTCGGGTGTACCCCCACCTGGCCCTATAGGAGTTCCTCATCCGGACCCCGCAGACATCCACCCGGTTGTTCCCCCTCCTCCCTGCGTGCCTCCATTCGGGTTCCCGCCGTACCCACCCCCGGTTTGGACCGGAGAG cccaTTGTGGAGGAACCGATGCCAAACCCGCCTCCAGATCAGCCTGAATGG ATCAAAGCTCTTATTTCTGCTCCGCCTTCGGACTTAACTCCTGctgagattaaaaaagaacCTGAAGCAACTGCAGTCACCAACGGTCCGTTCTCAGCTTCGGCCACCGCTCCTGCCCTCACACCTGCGATGCCCTCAAAACCTAAATCAGAGGTCAAGAAGACAGCCAAAGCTCTGGGTCTTCTGGGAAAACGCTCATTTGAAAG GCCTCCTCCTGGCAGATCCACGGGGATTGTCTCCTTCATTGGG CCCACGTTTGGCTACATTGAGAGGGAAGACCTTGAGAAGTTCACCTTCAGCTTTGATGTCTTCTTTGGAAACCCCAAAGCCATGAGGCCTGGAGTCCGAGTCCACTTCACCGCCTGCAAAGAGAAG AACCGTTCTGTAGCTACAGACGTCAAAGTGGCTCCAGGTGGAACTGAGAATGTGGACCCAGAGATCTTTGAAGCTGTAGTCAGTCAGCCCATTTTGGAGCCTCAG CCTGGCGAGCGTCAGTACCCTGGTCAGGTGTACGTTACCATCGGACAGGTGTGGACCAACCTGCCGTTTGACAGGAAGGACAGCAcagtgactttgctgaagaacGATCAGGTCCTCATCAACCTCTTGACTGACATTGTGTCTGAGAAACGGAGAGCCACCAACATCAAACCCAAGATTCCTTCCACCTTTAGCTCCACCAACGAGACCCGAGAGAAG GGCGTCATTACCAGCCTAAAGGAAAGTGAAGGCATCATCAAGTCAGAAAAACATGGAGAGCTTCCATTTGAAACCAGAGAGAACTTCAGTGACATCGATTTTACAGAGGAGGACATCAACGAGGAGGTGGAGTTCACCATGATCACG CTGAAGGCAGGGAAACACGCCATCAGGATCAAGCGGGTGAAGGAGCCCCTCCTCCTGACGCTCTGCAGTTCCTCCAATGACGAGCCGGcgagcaaaaacatcaacagcGAGGAGAATTCATGTCACATACCAAAGAAGAAGGCCAAACCCATAACTGAAGTGGGACCCAACATGGCGCTGGACATGGAGCTGTATGAGGGCATTGTCAGCCAGCCCATCATCGAGCCCAAG gATGGTATTCCTGGTTATCCGGGTCAGATCAATGCAAATATTGGCCCTCTAAAGACTAACGTGACGTTTGACCACCGGGATTGTGGCGTGACGCTGCTGAAGAACGACCATGTGCTAATCAACCTGCTGGTTAACTCGATGACCAACAGGCGCAGGGCGGCCAACATCAGACCCAAAATCCCCTTCACCTTCACCTACACCAAGGAGACCCGAGAACTG GGTGTCATCACCTCACTAGGCGCTGAGGAAGGTATCATCCAGTCTGACCAGCATGGCAAGATTCCTTTTGATATTGCTGAGAACTTCAGTGATACAGAGTTTGTGGCTGATGATGTTGGCAAACAGGTGGAGTTCACAGCCACTATG GTGAAATCCAACAAGAGGGCCATCAGGCTGAGGAAGATAAAGAAGGATGGTGACAAAATCCTGTGTGAGCAGAAGAAAcgtgaggaggaggaacagagacaaaacaaagaggaggaggagaggaggaaacaagaggaagaagagaagaagcaacaggaggaggaggagtgtgagagagaggcagagagaaagaagaaggaGGACGTGGCTGCAACGCTGGCAGCTGCCAAAGACAAGGTGAAGATCAGGCATCAG TGGACGCCGTTCGGCTTCAAGATGAGAATCCTTGACTCCATGTACGAAATCAGCAAAGAACGATACGAAGGTACCGTGCTTAAAGCTATTCCCAAACATCCTCGTGAGGAGTTGAGGGAGGACAAAGGAGGTGCTGGGGACCTGCAGGTGTCGGTCCAACAG gtgaaaataaaagaggagaaagtggaTGAAGAGGAGGTGATGAAGTTTcagatgggagaagaagagatAAAGGAGATGAAGATAAAACAAGAGGTGATGGAAGAGGAGAACGATCATGAGGAGGAGACTgatgagaaagagaaaaaggaggaagaggaggagggtggtGTTGAGGAGACAATGGCTAAGACTCCTGAACCTGCAAACAAGTGTCAAGCAGAGCTAGAGATGGGTCGACTTGTGATGACCATCAACggcaaacagaaacagctttcATTCACTGCCAAAGACATGCTAACAACGGCCACCATGTTGGTCGGAGACAAG GTACGTTTCAGCATCGCCACCCACCAGGAGACCAAAGAGGAACGAGCGATATTCATAGAAATTCTCCATGACTCCTTTGAAGAGTCCAACGAACAACGTCAACAT GGCATTGTGATCGAGTTCTCTGAAGACTCTGGACTCATCAAGTTCTCCCAGAGCCCTCAGCTCTACTTCAACATGTTAGAGGTGATGGAGAAGAAGAAACTAGAGCTGAACGAGAAGGTTGAGTTCAGCATCGCTCCG tGTGAAACAGCTGAGGGGGGGAACCAGGCTATCAGGATAAAACGTTTTACTGAAAAGGTTTTCCTCCCGGTCCGGAAACTTAGTGGAGTTGGTGCAAACAAAGGAAAG ATGACCATCAAACTGACAAAACCATCTGAAGATGATGA AAAGGAGAAACCAGAGGCAGAAAAGATGAAGGCGGTTGTGAAAAATCTAAGGAAGGATTACAACGTGACTCGGTATAAATCTGCTCGGAGCCGGAGCCGCAGCCACAGCCACAGTAGGAGCTGTAGTCGAAGCAGGAGTAAAAGTAGGAGTCCATCCAGAGACAAGTTTGGACGTGTCATTAAAAAGAGACGCAGCCCCAGTGTTGACCGCGACCGTAAGAACAGCAAGCACAGACGGAGAAAAAGCCACGAAAGGTCACACAGGCACACTAGGAGCCACACCAAGAGTTGCAGCAGAAGTCGCAGTCGAAGCCGGAGTTACAGCAGGAGCCCCAGAAGGAGCAGGGAAAGGAGCAGAGACGGGTCCACCAGGAAAAGGACCAAAACCAGCCGAGAGCGTGAAGACAAGAGGAGGCGGGAGCTGACTCCTCCACACCGACAAGGCGGAGTCGTGGACAGTGAGCTGGCCAGGAAGAAgagagagctggaggagctcaATGAGATGATTGCCTATAAAAAATCATTGGTGGACTTGGAGCCTGGACAGAGGACCTGCATAGACTATGACCATGGCAGGCTCACCGTGCCACTTGCTGAGTACAAACCAGTTCGGTCTATCCTGAAGAAGAGACATGGGGAACCCGAGTACCTTCGGCCCCCTTATGATGATCCGTATTACAGCAGACCGTATGGGCCGTACCACAGTCGGAGGTATAGTGAGCCTTATGGCGACCCGTATGCTAGTCATCCATACCCTGAGCGGCCTTATGGTGACCGTCCGTATAGTGACCGCCCTTATGATAGGAGTCTCTATGGCGAACCTCCGTATGGTGGACTGCCTTCAACCAGTCCTCGTTACACCGATCGCTATGATGTTTATGACCAGCCTTATGATGACCGGTACTATGACCCAGCTTATAGAAGTCCCTATGATCTGTATCTTCCAGTCAAACAAAGTCAGTCTCCAGAACCTGAGTCTGGCCAAGTTCCTGGTACTTCTGCCAGACCATCCCAATCTGCCTACAGACCTCCTTCTCCAATAGATTCACCTCCTAGAACCCCTTCTCCCCAAGAAAACTCAGCATCCCAGTCCCCTCCAGAAGAGAAACCACCTCTGGACCGCTTCCTTGACATGCTTAGCAAAAAGGTGGATGCTGAGAAGAACCCTGAACCAGATTGCGTTACAGATGACCTCCTGCCTCATGAACGTGCCCTTCAGGATGGCAAAGGCTTCTCTCGAATTGTAGGATTGGCCTCAGAACCCCCAAGCAGCAGTCTAACCCTAGAAGGCGAGAAGAAGCAGCCAAGCCCTAAGCGGGCCTCAGTCGAGAGAACAACTGAAGAACCAAATCCAGAACCTTATGATAAGATTCAGAGTCTTCTGCGTTCAATTGGTTTGAAGCTGAGTTCGGGAGATGTTTCCAAACTGGCCAGCCAGGCTCAGGAGAAAATCTTTAGTGCCATGTCTTCAtccactgaaaaaaaacccttatCTTCAGGAAGAGAAGACCTGCAGGCCAGCAGAGCTCGGTCTGTGGAACTGGATCCTGTCCATTCACTCTCCCCTGCCAGATCTTCCAGTCTCGAGCCTGTcggcaaacagaaaactgccGTATTGAAGTATGATGAATTCCTAGACCATCAAAACTTGGAGGCAGTCAGGACGGCACAACTGAATCTTACCAAGACGATGGAGAGCACATCAACCACCACCCCTGGTCCAAAACCACCCCCTGGGCCTCCACCTGCTCATTATCAACATCCAAGCCCCCCACTGAACTGGCCTCTTGGCATGGTCTCCCAGATTCTCCCAACTCAGTACCCTACATCCAGCATTAGTACTTCTGCTCCACCTGCAACTACTCCACAACAAAGACTGGGTCCCCCTCCAGGACCTCCCCCCGGGCCACCTCCGCGGCGTCCTGCACAGCAACCACCAGGACCGCCTCCTGGACCTCCACCCCAGCGTCTCCCTGGACAGCCTCCTTTTGTTTCACTCCCCATTCAGTCAACGCCGCTCTTTATTGGGCTCCCTAATCAGGCTTCACCCCCAAGCACATCCAGTTCCTTACAGCCTTCACCCACTGCAACAATAGCACCACCCTCAGTGGCTGCAAACTTGAGTCCTGCAAGTTCTGACCAGTCAGCCATCTCTACAACTGTGGCACGATGCTTAAAGGTGATAGAGACGGTGAAGTCTCTTAGTGTGCAGCCATCAGCCAAACCAAGTAAATCCGTCCAGTTCAGCTTACCTACAGAGTCCCTGCCATCAAGCAATCGGCCAGCCACAGTGGAGACAGACGAGGACATAAAGGCCAGGCAAAAGGAGAAG ctggATTTGTACAACCAGAGGCTTCTGGAGAAGAGAGAGCAGCATTACAAAGAGATGCTTGTTCGAAAGAAACAAGGCGAGAACAACGATGGCTCACTGCTCCCACCAG GTTCCAGCCCAGACGAGGTTCAGGATGTGAGGACTCTGCAGAAACCTCCTTCACATGCGTTTGTTCTCCACCCAGATCTCCAGCACTGA